Proteins encoded together in one Miscanthus floridulus cultivar M001 chromosome 16, ASM1932011v1, whole genome shotgun sequence window:
- the LOC136513940 gene encoding uncharacterized protein isoform X1: MINSLISSLIQLRVSDLHIVASKAPPPVHRLPSFQFLFQTRFSFQAHIFLQIAIVQNMKIPADEHVTALNSATGKKRLFHIGMNTVYSTKFRSNYVLKKSFKIDNEKYNPIDTPTNTIKSIHTNLTIDTSQAPNSQESSEGTSTRSTTATTDNEPATKKSKQAHNNTESDN; encoded by the exons ATGATTAATTCTCTGATCAGTTCTCTCATTCAATTGCGCGTTTCTG ACCTGCACATTGTGGCAAGTAAG GCCCCTCCCCCTGTTCATCGATTGCCTTCCTTTCAATTTTTGTTCCAGACAAGATTTAGTTTCCAAG CTCATATTTTCTTACAGATTGCAATTGTCCAAAACATGAAAATACCAGCAGATGAACATGTGACTGCATTGAACAGTGCAACTGGAAAGAAAAGACTTTTCCATATTGGCATGAATACTGTTTACTCAACAAAGTTCCGCAGCAATTATGTCCTTAAAAAGAGTTTCAAAATTGATAATGAGAAATACAATCCCATTGACACACCTACCAACACCATCAA AAGCATTCATACCAATCTTACAATCGATACTTCCCAAGCTCCCAATTCTCAAGAATCCTCAGAGGGCACATCCACAAG GTCCACGACTGCCACAACTGATAATGAACCAGCTACCAAAAAGAGCAAACAAGCACACAACAATACAGAGAGCGACAACTAA
- the LOC136513940 gene encoding uncharacterized protein isoform X4, which produces MINSLISSLIQLRVSDLHIVASKAPPPVHRLPSFQFLFQTRFSFQDEHVTALNSATGKKRLFHIGMNTVYSTKFRSNYVLKKSFKIDNEKYNPIDTPTNTIKSIHTNLTIDTSQAPNSQESSEGTSTRSTTATTDNEPATKKSKQAHNNTESDN; this is translated from the exons ATGATTAATTCTCTGATCAGTTCTCTCATTCAATTGCGCGTTTCTG ACCTGCACATTGTGGCAAGTAAG GCCCCTCCCCCTGTTCATCGATTGCCTTCCTTTCAATTTTTGTTCCAGACAAGATTTAGTTTCCAAG ATGAACATGTGACTGCATTGAACAGTGCAACTGGAAAGAAAAGACTTTTCCATATTGGCATGAATACTGTTTACTCAACAAAGTTCCGCAGCAATTATGTCCTTAAAAAGAGTTTCAAAATTGATAATGAGAAATACAATCCCATTGACACACCTACCAACACCATCAA AAGCATTCATACCAATCTTACAATCGATACTTCCCAAGCTCCCAATTCTCAAGAATCCTCAGAGGGCACATCCACAAG GTCCACGACTGCCACAACTGATAATGAACCAGCTACCAAAAAGAGCAAACAAGCACACAACAATACAGAGAGCGACAACTAA
- the LOC136513940 gene encoding uncharacterized protein isoform X2: MINSLISSLIQLRVSDLHIVASKAPPPVHRLPSFQFLFQTRFSFQAHIFLQIAIVQNMKIPADEHVTALNSATGKKRLFHIGMNTVYSTKFRSNYVLKKSFKIDNEKYNPIDTPTNTINIHTNLTIDTSQAPNSQESSEGTSTRSTTATTDNEPATKKSKQAHNNTESDN; encoded by the exons ATGATTAATTCTCTGATCAGTTCTCTCATTCAATTGCGCGTTTCTG ACCTGCACATTGTGGCAAGTAAG GCCCCTCCCCCTGTTCATCGATTGCCTTCCTTTCAATTTTTGTTCCAGACAAGATTTAGTTTCCAAG CTCATATTTTCTTACAGATTGCAATTGTCCAAAACATGAAAATACCAGCAGATGAACATGTGACTGCATTGAACAGTGCAACTGGAAAGAAAAGACTTTTCCATATTGGCATGAATACTGTTTACTCAACAAAGTTCCGCAGCAATTATGTCCTTAAAAAGAGTTTCAAAATTGATAATGAGAAATACAATCCCATTGACACACCTACCAACACCATCAA CATTCATACCAATCTTACAATCGATACTTCCCAAGCTCCCAATTCTCAAGAATCCTCAGAGGGCACATCCACAAG GTCCACGACTGCCACAACTGATAATGAACCAGCTACCAAAAAGAGCAAACAAGCACACAACAATACAGAGAGCGACAACTAA
- the LOC136513940 gene encoding uncharacterized protein isoform X5, with product MINSLISSLIQLRVSDLHIVASKAPPPVHRLPSFQFLFQTRFSFQAHIFLQIAIVQNMKIPADEHVTALNSATGKKRLFHIGMNTVYSTKFRSNYVLKKSFKIDNEKYNPIDTPTNTINPSHFKPSACYLFLLVEGVHACGIGEDFIPPSILRF from the exons ATGATTAATTCTCTGATCAGTTCTCTCATTCAATTGCGCGTTTCTG ACCTGCACATTGTGGCAAGTAAG GCCCCTCCCCCTGTTCATCGATTGCCTTCCTTTCAATTTTTGTTCCAGACAAGATTTAGTTTCCAAG CTCATATTTTCTTACAGATTGCAATTGTCCAAAACATGAAAATACCAGCAGATGAACATGTGACTGCATTGAACAGTGCAACTGGAAAGAAAAGACTTTTCCATATTGGCATGAATACTGTTTACTCAACAAAGTTCCGCAGCAATTATGTCCTTAAAAAGAGTTTCAAAATTGATAATGAGAAATACAATCCCATTGACACACCTACCAACACCATCAA CCCGAGCCATTTCAAGCCCTCTGCCTGCTATCTGTTCTTGCTCGTGGAAGGAGTTCATGCTTGCGGGATTGGAGAAGACttcattcctccatccattcttcggttctaa
- the LOC136513940 gene encoding uncharacterized protein isoform X7 — MQTCTLWQAPPPVHRLPSFQFLFQTRFSFQDEHVTALNSATGKKRLFHIGMNTVYSTKFRSNYVLKKSFKIDNEKYNPIDTPTNTIKSIHTNLTIDTSQAPNSQESSEGTSTRSTTATTDNEPATKKSKQAHNNTESDN; from the exons ATGCAGACCTGCACATTGTGGCAA GCCCCTCCCCCTGTTCATCGATTGCCTTCCTTTCAATTTTTGTTCCAGACAAGATTTAGTTTCCAAG ATGAACATGTGACTGCATTGAACAGTGCAACTGGAAAGAAAAGACTTTTCCATATTGGCATGAATACTGTTTACTCAACAAAGTTCCGCAGCAATTATGTCCTTAAAAAGAGTTTCAAAATTGATAATGAGAAATACAATCCCATTGACACACCTACCAACACCATCAA AAGCATTCATACCAATCTTACAATCGATACTTCCCAAGCTCCCAATTCTCAAGAATCCTCAGAGGGCACATCCACAAG GTCCACGACTGCCACAACTGATAATGAACCAGCTACCAAAAAGAGCAAACAAGCACACAACAATACAGAGAGCGACAACTAA
- the LOC136513940 gene encoding uncharacterized protein isoform X6, with protein sequence MQTCTLWQVRPLPLFIDCLPFNFCSRQDLVSKIAIVQNMKIPADEHVTALNSATGKKRLFHIGMNTVYSTKFRSNYVLKKSFKIDNEKYNPIDTPTNTIKSIHTNLTIDTSQAPNSQESSEGTSTRSTTATTDNEPATKKSKQAHNNTESDN encoded by the exons ATGCAGACCTGCACATTGTGGCAAGTAAG GCCCCTCCCCCTGTTCATCGATTGCCTTCCTTTCAATTTTTGTTCCAGACAAGATTTAGTTTCCAAG ATTGCAATTGTCCAAAACATGAAAATACCAGCAGATGAACATGTGACTGCATTGAACAGTGCAACTGGAAAGAAAAGACTTTTCCATATTGGCATGAATACTGTTTACTCAACAAAGTTCCGCAGCAATTATGTCCTTAAAAAGAGTTTCAAAATTGATAATGAGAAATACAATCCCATTGACACACCTACCAACACCATCAA AAGCATTCATACCAATCTTACAATCGATACTTCCCAAGCTCCCAATTCTCAAGAATCCTCAGAGGGCACATCCACAAG GTCCACGACTGCCACAACTGATAATGAACCAGCTACCAAAAAGAGCAAACAAGCACACAACAATACAGAGAGCGACAACTAA
- the LOC136513940 gene encoding uncharacterized protein isoform X3, with product MQTCTLWQAPPPVHRLPSFQFLFQTRFSFQAHIFLQIAIVQNMKIPADEHVTALNSATGKKRLFHIGMNTVYSTKFRSNYVLKKSFKIDNEKYNPIDTPTNTIKSIHTNLTIDTSQAPNSQESSEGTSTRSTTATTDNEPATKKSKQAHNNTESDN from the exons ATGCAGACCTGCACATTGTGGCAA GCCCCTCCCCCTGTTCATCGATTGCCTTCCTTTCAATTTTTGTTCCAGACAAGATTTAGTTTCCAAG CTCATATTTTCTTACAGATTGCAATTGTCCAAAACATGAAAATACCAGCAGATGAACATGTGACTGCATTGAACAGTGCAACTGGAAAGAAAAGACTTTTCCATATTGGCATGAATACTGTTTACTCAACAAAGTTCCGCAGCAATTATGTCCTTAAAAAGAGTTTCAAAATTGATAATGAGAAATACAATCCCATTGACACACCTACCAACACCATCAA AAGCATTCATACCAATCTTACAATCGATACTTCCCAAGCTCCCAATTCTCAAGAATCCTCAGAGGGCACATCCACAAG GTCCACGACTGCCACAACTGATAATGAACCAGCTACCAAAAAGAGCAAACAAGCACACAACAATACAGAGAGCGACAACTAA